From Scyliorhinus canicula unplaced genomic scaffold, sScyCan1.1, whole genome shotgun sequence:
attgcccattaattggaaataatgaattgggtactctaaagttatttttaaaagtttcaaaaagtttgcaaactccacacagacagtgacccggggccggggtggaacccgggtcctcggcgacatgaggcaacagtgctaaccactgcaccacccactttttatcggtttctatgagatcccccctcattcttctgaactctagcgaatgcaatcctaaccgattcaacctcagctgcacatctttgaactgtgggaggaaactgagcacccggaggaaacccacacagacacagggagaaagtgcaaactccacacagtcagggtgagaattgaacccgggtccctggtgctgtgaggcagcagtgctgaacacTATGCCACCCCCTGTCTTGCAACCCTCAAGAAATGGGTAACCCATCACtttgcaacagtgacccccttgttccagattctcccacaagaggaaacatcctctccacatccaccctgtcaagacccctcaggatcttatattgtTCAATCCAGGTGTTACCCAAAACTTTCaatctgtgtcccgactgcttgtacaatcagtgaatggaaacagattaTCTTTGTCCACCCGAACAAATCCTGGCATAACCTTGTgtacctgaatcaaatctcccctcaacctcctttgctggaaccatttggtaaatctcctctgaaccttctccaagaaccttcacatccttcctgaagagtggcgaccagagctttataaagattcatagaatagaattagaaccatagaattcctacagtgcagaagggggccgtttggcccattgggtctgcaccaactctctgaaagggcaccctgcctaggcccacactgctaccctgtccctgtaaccccatagtcccacctaacctgcccatccctggacactaacgggcaatttatcaagaccaatccacctaactttcccttctttggactgttggaggaaacctgggcaccggatggaaacccacgcagacacggggagaaagtgcaaacaccacacagacactcaccaaGGCCGGATTGAACtctagtccctggcgctgtgaggcagcagtgctaatcactgtgccaccagaagcatagttttggtatcaatattgctgtttatgaagctcaacaTCGAAgttgctttgccaactactctgCGATATGTCTTGTAaatatacaaaatccctcttcacctctttcgctctcctcccaaagaggccagttgggtttttgtgacaatccagcagttttcatggtcactttttcccagagccggccccacaaataTCCCGATTCATTCAGCTccatttcacaacctgcctttgtgtttttgtgggttctctctcactccctattttctgttttcaatcagtttcacagggtgttcgaaggggaggcttcaaagttaggaaactcaaaccaaacatcacatcaggatctgacagagtcctcaatttatcgtatcctgaatatcatcgtactttgaacatggaaggaaaaagcatcgttcacagtggggagaaaccgtacacgtgttgtgtgtgtggacgattATTCGCTCAATCATCAGGCCTCATGaaacacaaatgcagtcacacggaggagaaaccgtggaaatgtgcggactgtgggaaaggattcatttccccatcccagctggaaactcatcgacgcagtcacactggggagagaccattcatctgctccaagtgtgaaaagggattcactgagttatcggccctgctgagtcaccagcgaattcacagtggggagagaccatttcaatgtccagactgcgggaagtgctataaaagccCCGGAGAACTGAtcagccatcaacgtgttcatacTGATGAGAAACCGTTtatgtgctctcactgtgggaataGGTTCAGACGATCATCTGACCTCAGtgtacatcagcgagttcacactggggagaggccatttgcttgctccaagtgtgggaagggattcactcagtcatcggccctgctgagacaccagcgcgttcacactggggagaggccattcacctgctccaagtgtgggaagggattcactcagtcatccaacctggagcagcaccagcgagttcacaatggggagagaccgttccaatgtccagactgcgggaaatgCTATAAAAGGTCTGGGGatctgatgagccatcaacgtgttcacactgacgagagaccatttaggtg
This genomic window contains:
- the LOC119960980 gene encoding zinc finger protein 239-like, whose protein sequence is MEGKSIVHSGEKPYTCCVCGRLFAQSSGLMKHKCSHTEEKPWKCADCGKGFISPSQLETHRRSHTGERPFICSKCEKGFTELSALLSHQRIHSGERPFQCPDCGKCYKSPGELISHQRVHTDEKPFMCSHCGNRFRRSSDLSVHQRVHTGERPFACSKCGKGFTQSSALLRHQRVHTGERPFTCSKCGKGFTQSSNLEQHQRVHNGERPFQCPDCGKCYKRSGDLMSHQRVHTDERPFRCSQCGIGFRQSSNLSVHQRIHTGERPF